A single genomic interval of Halorubrum aethiopicum harbors:
- a CDS encoding ABC1 kinase family protein: MITLVNLRAYWRFFVVIRRFSPLILAYWRDRKRFLLFGRSREVDAATQRERADVLLDILLTLGPTFIKLGQLLSTRPDILPPAYIDVLEGLQDDVPPADWTESRRVLEDELGPVDETFDDFDTESISGASLGQVYTARFEGEDVAVKVRRPGIESLVEADLRAIRWSLPIVRRFIGGGRAFSIENLSEEFAKTIREEMDYRREREMLEEIKANFADDDRIRIPEVYEVASGPRVLTMEYIGGTKISRVDELDAAGIDRTAIAETLQEVYLQMIIDDGVFHADPHPGNLAVDADGAVVFYDFGMSGRVDPFVQEKIVEFYVAVARQDTDAILDTLISMGTLSPEVDRDVMGEVMDLAIADARGEQIEQYRVNQIIEQVESTIYEFPLRLPRNLALVLRVATVVEGVCVTLDPEFDFIETATNYLEAEGYYEQTAREIAEDAGRQLQRTTESLFTVPPKAESFLDRANRGDLHVDVTIEDESRVLDKLAMRIAYSVLLAVGVLSATILYSFAEEWRLAAIVLLLATPLAVALYRSFRKKRRTIPGNPQFTRQGMRERRDD; this comes from the coding sequence GTGATCACGCTGGTCAACCTCCGCGCCTACTGGCGTTTCTTCGTCGTGATCCGGCGGTTCTCACCGCTGATCCTCGCCTACTGGCGGGACCGGAAGCGGTTCCTGCTGTTCGGGCGGAGCCGCGAGGTTGACGCGGCCACCCAGCGCGAACGCGCCGACGTCCTCCTCGACATCCTGCTCACGCTCGGCCCGACGTTCATCAAGCTCGGCCAGCTGCTGTCGACGCGGCCGGACATCCTCCCGCCCGCCTACATCGACGTGCTCGAGGGGCTCCAGGACGACGTCCCGCCCGCCGACTGGACGGAGTCGAGGCGGGTGTTGGAAGACGAGCTCGGCCCCGTCGACGAGACGTTCGACGACTTCGACACGGAGTCGATAAGCGGGGCGAGCCTCGGGCAGGTGTACACCGCGCGGTTCGAGGGGGAGGACGTGGCCGTGAAGGTTCGCCGCCCCGGGATCGAGTCGCTCGTCGAGGCCGACCTTCGAGCGATCCGCTGGTCGCTGCCGATCGTCAGACGGTTCATCGGCGGCGGCCGGGCGTTCTCGATCGAGAACCTCTCCGAGGAGTTCGCGAAGACGATCCGCGAGGAGATGGACTACCGGCGCGAGCGGGAGATGCTCGAGGAGATCAAGGCGAACTTCGCGGACGACGACCGCATCCGGATCCCGGAGGTGTACGAGGTCGCCTCGGGGCCGCGCGTGCTCACCATGGAGTACATCGGCGGAACGAAGATCAGCCGGGTCGACGAGCTCGACGCGGCGGGGATCGACCGGACCGCGATCGCCGAGACGCTCCAGGAGGTGTACCTCCAGATGATCATCGACGACGGCGTCTTCCACGCCGACCCGCACCCGGGGAACCTCGCCGTCGACGCCGACGGCGCGGTGGTCTTCTACGACTTCGGGATGTCCGGCCGGGTCGACCCGTTCGTCCAGGAGAAGATCGTGGAGTTCTACGTCGCCGTCGCGAGACAGGACACCGACGCGATCCTCGACACCCTGATCTCGATGGGGACGCTCTCGCCGGAGGTCGACCGCGACGTGATGGGCGAGGTGATGGATCTCGCCATCGCTGACGCCCGCGGCGAGCAGATCGAGCAGTACCGCGTCAACCAGATCATCGAGCAGGTGGAATCGACCATCTACGAGTTCCCGCTGCGGCTCCCCCGCAACCTCGCGTTGGTCCTCCGGGTCGCCACCGTCGTCGAGGGCGTCTGCGTCACGCTCGATCCCGAGTTCGACTTCATCGAGACCGCGACGAACTACCTGGAGGCGGAGGGGTACTACGAGCAGACCGCCCGCGAGATCGCCGAGGACGCCGGCAGACAGCTCCAGCGGACGACGGAGTCGCTCTTCACCGTCCCGCCGAAGGCCGAGTCGTTCCTCGACCGGGCGAACCGCGGCGACCTCCACGTCGACGTCACCATCGAGGACGAATCGCGGGTGCTCGACAAGCTGGCGATGCGGATCGCCTACTCCGTGCTGCTCGCGGTCGGCGTCCTCTCGGCGACGATCCTCTACTCGTTCGCCGAGGAGTGGCGGCTCGCGGCGATCGTCCTCCTGCTCGCGACGCCGCTCGCGGTCGCGTTGTACCGATCGTTCCGCAAGAAGCGGCGGACGATCCCGGGGAACCCGCAGTTCACCAGACAGGGAATGCGGGAGCGGCGCGACGACTGA
- a CDS encoding FkbM family methyltransferase has translation MLDPRVRLERLGFRTLYRLADLTYALGIATPKRTVAGTYWSFEPTNPHGDDPGLAALSRLPADATLLDVGAHVGEHAIPLAAATDRRVVAFEPNGESADRLARNAARNGLDVGSDRGIDLRRAGLGDERGSLPFYRSTFSKCSAFDRDRATRWGARVAAIETVPVFRLDDLVEGVAAGDEAAGAVGSAAGATTDDAVVEDHTAAGDPVPPPDAIKVDVEGHELAVLRGAAATVRTHRPLLVVEVHDGTTGDDPSEDGGGDSPAAGDDRADALRSWLSERGYGVEERGDVWVCRG, from the coding sequence ATGCTCGATCCCCGCGTGCGGCTCGAACGGCTCGGGTTCCGGACGCTCTACCGGCTCGCGGACCTGACGTACGCCCTCGGGATCGCCACGCCGAAGCGAACCGTCGCCGGAACGTACTGGAGTTTCGAGCCGACGAACCCCCACGGCGACGATCCCGGTCTGGCCGCGCTCTCCCGGCTGCCGGCCGACGCGACTCTCCTCGACGTCGGCGCGCACGTCGGCGAGCACGCGATCCCGCTCGCCGCCGCCACCGACCGCCGGGTCGTCGCGTTCGAGCCCAACGGCGAGAGCGCGGACCGGCTGGCCCGGAACGCCGCCCGAAACGGGCTCGACGTCGGGAGCGATCGCGGGATCGACCTCCGTCGGGCCGGCCTCGGCGACGAGCGCGGGTCGCTGCCGTTCTACCGCTCGACGTTCTCGAAGTGCTCCGCGTTCGACCGTGACCGGGCAACCCGCTGGGGCGCGCGCGTCGCCGCGATCGAGACGGTCCCCGTCTTCCGGCTCGACGACCTGGTCGAAGGGGTCGCCGCGGGCGACGAAGCCGCCGGAGCCGTCGGCTCTGCCGCCGGAGCGACGACCGACGACGCGGTCGTCGAGGACCACACCGCCGCCGGCGACCCGGTCCCACCGCCCGACGCGATCAAGGTCGACGTGGAGGGCCACGAGCTGGCGGTGTTGCGCGGGGCGGCGGCGACGGTCCGGACCCACCGGCCGCTGCTCGTCGTCGAGGTCCACGACGGAACCACCGGCGACGACCCGTCGGAGGACGGCGGCGGGGACTCGCCGGCTGCCGGCGACGACCGCGCCGACGCCCTCCGGTCGTGGCTCTCGGAACGCGGCTACGGCGTGGAGGAGCGCGGCGACGTCTGGGTCTGTCGGGGGTGA
- a CDS encoding site-2 protease family protein: MPEREDGTASAASDVPRPDPLRTFFRVEEVRREDGRVRYVGESYIPERTLLRKLVPAFRDAGYDVEVETVEDGHVVVATPFGHGREGIPWVNVGLFLATVLSTLFVGAYGWYYVPLAEIRANPLTMLQAWPFTAAVLGVLMTHELGHYVAGRYHGVDVSLPYVIPFIFPFGTLGAVIRMRGRMPSRKALFDVGVAGPIAGLVATVIVTAVGLSLDPIRVPAELATGSGTMIRFNNPPLLSLIAGAIGQPTSYPDPTRAVHPVIIGGWVGMFFTLLNLLPVGQLDGGHMVRAMVGPRQETIASLVPGALFAIAAYLHYGRGLGLDESVGLWAFWGVFSLLIAFNGPANPDDEARLGWPRVAVGVLTFGAGALCFLLVPIQIVSA; the protein is encoded by the coding sequence ATGCCAGAACGCGAGGACGGGACGGCGTCGGCGGCGTCCGACGTCCCCCGTCCCGACCCGCTCCGGACGTTCTTCCGCGTCGAGGAGGTCCGCCGCGAGGACGGACGCGTCCGGTACGTGGGCGAGTCGTACATCCCCGAGCGGACGCTCCTCCGGAAGCTCGTCCCGGCGTTCCGCGACGCCGGCTACGACGTCGAGGTGGAGACCGTCGAGGACGGCCACGTCGTCGTCGCGACCCCGTTCGGCCACGGGCGCGAGGGGATCCCGTGGGTGAACGTGGGGCTGTTCCTCGCGACGGTGCTCTCCACGCTGTTCGTCGGCGCGTACGGCTGGTACTACGTCCCGCTCGCGGAGATCCGCGCGAACCCCCTCACGATGCTTCAGGCGTGGCCGTTCACGGCCGCGGTCCTCGGCGTGTTGATGACCCACGAGCTGGGCCACTACGTCGCCGGCCGGTACCACGGCGTCGACGTGTCGCTGCCGTACGTCATCCCGTTCATTTTCCCGTTCGGGACGCTCGGCGCGGTCATCCGGATGCGCGGCCGGATGCCCTCACGGAAGGCGCTCTTCGACGTGGGCGTCGCAGGCCCGATCGCCGGCCTCGTCGCCACCGTGATCGTCACGGCCGTCGGGCTCTCGCTCGACCCGATCCGGGTTCCCGCGGAGCTCGCGACCGGCTCCGGGACGATGATCCGGTTCAACAATCCGCCGCTCTTGAGCCTCATCGCCGGGGCGATCGGGCAGCCGACCTCGTACCCGGACCCGACGCGGGCGGTCCACCCGGTGATCATCGGCGGCTGGGTCGGGATGTTCTTCACCCTCCTGAACCTGCTTCCGGTCGGCCAGCTCGACGGGGGCCACATGGTCCGGGCGATGGTCGGGCCGCGGCAGGAGACGATCGCGTCGCTCGTGCCGGGGGCGCTGTTCGCGATCGCCGCGTACCTCCACTACGGACGCGGGCTCGGGCTCGACGAGTCGGTCGGCCTCTGGGCGTTCTGGGGCGTCTTCTCGCTGCTCATCGCCTTCAACGGCCCGGCGAATCCCGACGACGAGGCGCGGCTCGGCTGGCCGCGCGTCGCCGTCGGCGTGCTCACGTTCGGGGCGGGCGCGCTCTGTTTCCTCCTCGTCCCGATACAGATCGTGTCGGCCTGA
- a CDS encoding DUF7123 family protein, which translates to MSATANPSTNAGTTDDLSKEERLKRYLLERAEDGEMYFKGKFISDDVDLSPKEIGALMVKLSESATELTVEKWSYTGATTWRVESA; encoded by the coding sequence ATGAGCGCGACTGCGAACCCCTCCACGAACGCGGGCACGACCGACGACCTCTCCAAGGAGGAGCGGCTGAAGCGGTACCTGCTCGAACGCGCCGAAGACGGCGAGATGTACTTCAAAGGGAAGTTCATCTCGGACGACGTCGACCTCTCGCCGAAGGAGATCGGCGCGCTGATGGTGAAGCTCAGCGAGTCCGCAACCGAGCTCACCGTCGAGAAGTGGTCGTACACGGGCGCGACGACCTGGCGCGTCGAGTCCGCCTGA
- a CDS encoding molybdopterin synthase, which translates to MHPISILGPGADDLAGTLAERLAGRVAVVRREENAGGPDESDEPGTVDGTPAGDTTLALAPDGSWTGRGTVDSFDALLDDLAPDHDYLVAVGYDRLRVPTVLLGPDAGPDDTPGDVIASGERPDDVDVDALLAALERAEPWITRELLVERVERSADAERSGAIATFTGRVRARDAPDDDRTTHLAFEKYDGVARERMDAIAAELTDREGVFEVAFHHRTGVIEAGEDIVFVVVLAGHRAEAFRAVEDGIDRLKDEVPIFKKETTESEEFWLHQRP; encoded by the coding sequence ATGCACCCGATCTCGATACTCGGTCCCGGCGCGGACGACCTCGCCGGGACGCTCGCGGAGCGGCTGGCGGGCCGGGTCGCGGTCGTTCGGCGGGAGGAGAACGCCGGCGGGCCGGACGAGTCGGACGAGCCCGGAACCGTCGACGGCACTCCCGCCGGCGACACGACCCTCGCGCTCGCCCCCGACGGGAGCTGGACCGGACGGGGGACCGTCGACAGCTTCGACGCGCTCCTCGACGACCTCGCGCCCGACCACGACTACCTCGTCGCGGTCGGCTACGACCGTCTGCGGGTGCCGACCGTGCTCCTCGGTCCCGACGCCGGTCCGGACGACACTCCCGGAGACGTGATCGCGAGCGGCGAGCGCCCCGACGACGTCGACGTCGACGCCCTCCTCGCGGCGCTCGAGCGCGCGGAGCCGTGGATCACCCGCGAACTGCTCGTCGAGCGCGTCGAGCGGTCGGCCGACGCGGAGCGGTCGGGCGCGATCGCGACGTTCACCGGTCGGGTCCGCGCGCGGGACGCCCCCGACGACGACCGGACGACCCACCTCGCCTTCGAGAAGTACGATGGCGTCGCCCGCGAGCGCATGGACGCGATAGCCGCGGAACTGACCGACCGGGAGGGCGTCTTCGAGGTGGCCTTCCACCACCGGACGGGCGTGATCGAGGCCGGCGAGGACATCGTCTTCGTGGTCGTCCTCGCGGGCCACCGCGCGGAGGCGTTCCGGGCGGTCGAGGACGGGATCGACCGGCTCAAAGACGAGGTGCCGATCTTCAAGAAAGAGACCACCGAGTCCGAGGAGTTCTGGCTCCATCAGCGGCCGTGA
- a CDS encoding 3-hydroxyacyl-CoA dehydrogenase family protein yields the protein MYEPSDVETVGVVGAGTMGHGIAQVAATAGYDVTMRDLEPEYVDRGLEEIDSSLERLAAKGALDEEPATIRSRIAGTTDLADLADADLVIEAAVEQMAVKRDVFADLDGIVDDGVVLATNTSTLSVTEIAGATDRPDRVVGLHFMNPVPVMEGVEVVVGEHTAEAVVEFAHAFAAELGKETWESDDKPGFVTNRILMPWINEGIRAYDEGVATREDVDRGMRLGTNVPMGPLELADHIGLDVVLDASETLHEELGDRYKPAYLLKRKVAAGDLGKKTGEGFHVYE from the coding sequence ATGTACGAGCCATCCGACGTGGAGACGGTGGGCGTGGTCGGCGCGGGAACGATGGGCCACGGCATCGCGCAGGTCGCCGCGACCGCCGGCTACGACGTGACCATGCGCGACCTCGAACCCGAGTACGTCGACCGCGGCCTCGAGGAGATCGATTCGAGCCTCGAGCGGCTCGCCGCGAAGGGCGCGCTCGACGAGGAGCCGGCGACGATCCGCTCGCGGATCGCGGGCACCACCGACCTCGCGGACCTCGCGGACGCCGACCTCGTGATCGAGGCGGCGGTGGAGCAGATGGCGGTGAAACGGGACGTCTTCGCCGACCTCGACGGGATCGTCGACGACGGCGTCGTCCTCGCGACCAACACGTCCACGCTGTCGGTCACGGAGATAGCGGGCGCGACCGACCGCCCGGACCGGGTCGTCGGCCTCCACTTCATGAACCCGGTCCCCGTGATGGAGGGCGTCGAGGTCGTCGTGGGCGAGCACACCGCCGAGGCGGTCGTCGAGTTCGCCCACGCGTTCGCCGCCGAGCTGGGCAAGGAGACGTGGGAGTCCGACGACAAGCCGGGATTCGTCACCAACCGGATCCTGATGCCGTGGATAAACGAGGGGATCCGCGCGTACGACGAGGGCGTCGCGACGCGGGAGGACGTCGACCGCGGCATGCGGCTCGGCACGAACGTTCCCATGGGTCCCCTCGAGCTCGCCGACCACATCGGGCTCGACGTGGTCCTCGACGCCAGCGAGACGCTCCACGAGGAGCTCGGCGACCGATACAAGCCCGCCTACCTCCTGAAACGCAAGGTCGCCGCCGGCGACCTCGGCAAGAAGACCGGCGAGGGGTTCCACGTCTACGAGTGA